One region of Monomorium pharaonis isolate MP-MQ-018 chromosome 11, ASM1337386v2, whole genome shotgun sequence genomic DNA includes:
- the LOC105832237 gene encoding helicase domino isoform X4, with translation MSDKQGAPILPPLNRGAANNGGNNGSSAQQTVSLQQVLTTPQGLNVLATTSGQQFVITTQIPGLQVIQPNNATTNASGTQQVGVTRFVNITPPRNAVGNVSIAGTSPHSSPVSRPQNSPKVMLTTSPKLVRTSISNIFVAPMSSSSPSQVSSPQVQVQSPSPPARKRLKLSETTEKSIPFDATGYRRRIMEHKMRRMRSVREKYTENASELFFLHAGGNIMDYYTWRKRSPTPQFVHFLRQHRLDPDDENEDLTTPLSSIPEFSQLPAVTTTITTTTTVTSAIVTATTAVTTVTSSGSTVVQIPSQRAEVKIAGAGSTPVAVSTTLPAAALAQLTQGQVPGRPQGGRHGMVFAFRAAIQSSPVTVHPPSASTVTPTFIIGGTSVDSKATTTTNSPVVEKSSITTVATPRTSITSVSLNNPQPIVKLVKLSTPTTITTSCDITNNQEQIVEKAKQEAYVMQRIAELQREGLWSERRLPKVQEPTRTKAHWDYLLEEMVWLAADFAQERKWKKAAAKKCARMVQKYFQEKAIQAQKAEKSQELRLKKIASLVAKEIKTFWANVEKLVEYKQHTRLEEKRKKALDQHLNFIVGQTEKYSTWLTEGLNKTDGPQSIPASINSSRISSPVPLGKCHSDEEFQPNQSSDDDEETIAKAEEEMKATNHKEEVELLKRESEIPLEDLLKDLPPDYLENRNRSLSPQTATNEEHENEEAVDADTDFIAASGESSDEEDTIMEEERLEGEIDHKRELDELKADNEMSIDELAAKYANMSDMLMNVEETEGTDKESSDKEAVAEIEDQITSSESESEESDHDSDEEETRTQSDTETDVGLQSLLEDPSAEKQSDNRVAEDDHSDAHNEMDNVAALAESIQPKGNTLLTTSVVTKIPFLLKHSLREYQHIGLDWLVTMYDRKLNGILADEMGLGKTIQTIALLAHLACEKGNWGPHLIIVPTSVMLNWEMECKKWCPGFKILTYYGTQKERKQKRTGWTKPNAFHICITSYKLVIQDHQSFRRKKWKYLILDEAQNIKNFKSQRWQLLLNFQTQRRLLLTGTPLQNNLMELWSLMHFLMPNVFQSHREFKEWFSNPVTGMIEGNSEYNENIIRRLHKVLRPFLLRRLKTEVEKQLPKKYEHVVMCRLSKRQRFLYDDFMSRAKTKETLASGNLLSVINVLMQLRKVCNHPNLFEVRPTVSPFQMEAIEFVTASLVWNALDYDPFKHIQLSSLNLLLLDLEVTLTAFVAHRINRLRTPRKLIEEIDSQPEPAPRCPSGRIKINVRLSNQAKPQQQQQQQAQTRIKHLAGVLPTPRVVSGVTLRVASGQQLQGYSLQLVPHQGSVKAIPVATLGHNPQSTTVTSTTASTNAQRITVGNANIRDGIQRLATQTVTVKQGDSVQRIAVPGFAQLVQTSTGRHFILTPSQQNTNTVSFPVMTSSTPRFTVLSKSLMGLSTSGATTVNKVVSGVVTTPSGRPVMRVPPLNVTASQSPSGNNGQQIVSQQQPQSIRSIVTRQAQKEVAKAQNKEEPKSEFYLPQLEEERRQRRQTKLHLLANVNERRCAACPLYGEDLFMALRIGKPTTACRWHNGWVHCTTSKENIHTRKEFFSRTEALAEAIKSTEQIVEEFKEVFERFVIYVPAVRAPVPRFHVSHPSPHKLWNARRLWTDLQQQLSPKLSLFHPISSLMLTQFPDPRLIQYDCGKLQSLDHLLRKLKSENHRVLIFTQMTRMLDVLEAFLNFHGHIYLRLDGTTRVDQRQVLMERFNGDKRIFCFILSTRSGGVGVNLTGADTVIFYDSDWNPTMDAQAQDRCHRIGQTRDVHIYRLVSEKTVEENILKKANQKRLLGDLAIEGGNFTTAYFKSSTIQDLFNIDQTENDASTRMAEVLEQNRDREKAWNKDVTAGTFQGVLSGQHTEEKTAMGALESALAAVEEDLDVQAAKTAKAEAVADLAEFDENIPLEEADKDDTQVSKAEQDVQNLISQLTPIERYAMKFVEESEGAFSAAQLAAAERELEEQKKEWELDRLRALREEEERRMRLADDDEKPLTFGREDAQNQVNSTTAKGGSRRLVSKRLIVPSRRSLRRRGGSRKRRVREFSSESENETTSTESESDSESQEDVVEDSLDEESSHTESQSQGDEGEEEEGEDDEGESGEKEESDEEEAGEGNEDGRANNRDNSERGGGFSRRKGRLAGSGSCTRNHFDLNSPRTRSRGNVQINLWTLDVSPILPGVKPNFRRQRKKFHRAKSEETSSPSSVDTCRKKTIRINTNTKVSNSDQNLKTEIIETEVDRGLSKNKRDPNLASSLINSNSVKRYIADSNAERSIDDYVDSSTSVVKAQSNQTKTSELISSDAMDGQSVKKEKEKNDEKLTNGTNLVCSVQVMRCSHKVLSTTYKKLEPEINRNEDAENLDVNVSAKDSRSSSGTVQPDASLKRSKETTIAKPKSEFSTSVNSLCNNVRGKLVAPKESDKSVESPSNRSSVPLLRSKTLRNGSPDAADTISKPVPISRVSTVPKNSKTNISTDEPYDNAIEDKDKDNCDEANDDVESAISATQKSGQRFNSKSENLDTQISEKEISDMVSNATDFLMPMVKSEFNLNEPKSKIRKVDSMVQRSVTTRSSKIPSTINHIEENNMQLMNDKIDSISENKNGSQMKITGQVTRKTDNSQHLVAEQSRITRSTSHSWTPPLPPSVSNDETTQNLPKLTPRRRPDTPLPRPITRSTTVNFPARIDAILPSRVEKYTTRNSKQCQDNGLFSSPMPFRHNKSLPPIKSDSKEIPMTITVVSAKRRPDTPRPNIPLSHNNEQVSRVTRSGLLLSSALSAKSLSSPLSSSSSSALRTTAKQIRTPSTSSESENIANSSAYEKPQRTAKVVALLTIDTRNNSSKISSGQSKPNVNYEMKVQDKELSMSRVSDSLKEQQEVDHESCDSSDVKSKKLRRETKRCKTVSSSLEDENGSNDVSDEDPSQRRSRSSQISPSPSSSVTTTRSEKLKGTTVS, from the exons ATGAGTGATAAACAAGGTGCACCTATTTTACCACCCCTTAATCGGGGTGCAGCTAATAATGGCGGAAATAATGGAAGTTCGGCTCAACAGACTGTCAGTCTGCAGCAGGTTCTTACCACCCCTCAAGGCCTCAATGTGCTTGCCACTACCAGTGGGCAACAGTTTGTTATTACAACTCAAATTCCTGGTTTACAG GTTATACAACCAAACAATGCCACGACTAACGCGAGTGGAACGCAACAAGTTGGTGTTACAAGGTTTGTTAACATCACGCCACCGCGCAATGCTGTTGGAAATGTCAGCATCGCTGGCACATCGCCTCATTCGTCACCAGTGTCGCGGCCACAAAATTCCCCGAAAGTTATGCTGACAACGTCGCCGAAACTTGTACGCACCTCCATAAGCAACATATTCGTGGCGCCAATGTCGTCGTCATCGCCATCGCAGGTATCGTCGCCGCAGGTGCAGGTGCAGTCACCGTCGCCACCAGCGAGGAAACGGCTGAAATTGTCGGAAACTACGGAGAAATCTATTCCATTCGACGCCACCGGCTATCGCAGGCGGATAATGGAGCATAAGATGCGGCGGATGCGTAGCGTACGTGAGAAGTACACTGAGAACGCGTCAGAGCTGTTCTTCCTGCATGCCGGTGGCAACATAATGGATTACTATACTTGGCGAAAGCGATCTCCAACGCCGCAATTTGTACACTTTTTGCGTCAGCATCGACTCGATCCGGATGACGAAAACGAGGATCTGACTACGCCATTGTCGTCAATACCTGAATTCTCGCAGCTGCCTGCTGTCACCACTACTATCACCACTACTACAACCGTTACCAGTGCTATTGTCACCGCTACCACCGCTGTCACAACCGTCACGTCCAGTGGTTCTACTGTAGTCCAGATCCCGAGTCAAAGAGCAGAAGTTAAAATTGCTGGGGCAGGTAGTACGCCAGTTGCGGTATCCACCACTCTACCTGCTGCAGCTCTAGCCCAGCTTACTCAAG GACAAGTACCAGGTAGGCCTCAAGGAGGCCGCCATGGCATGGTGTTTGCCTTCCGAGCGGCAATCCAGTCTTCGCCAGTCACCGTTCACCCTCCATCCGCTTCTACCGTAACACCCACATTCATTATAG GTGGAACGTCGGTGGACTCAAAAGCGACTACAACTACAAACAGTCCAGTAGTGGAAAAGTCATCGATAACCACTGTCGCCACCCCGAGAACATCTATAACATCAGTTTCACTTAATAATCCCCAACCTATCGTTAAGCTCGTTAAATTATCTACACCCACTACCATAACTACTTCCTGTGATATCACAAACAATCAGGAACAAATAGTAGAAAAAGCTAAGCAG GAGGCGTACGTAATGCAAAGGATTGCAGAGTTACAACGTGAGGGATTATGGTCAGAACGGCGATTGCCCAAAGTACAAGAGCCGACCCGAACCAAAGCCCATTGGGATTATTTGCTGGAGGAAATGGTCTGGTTGGCCGCTGACTTCGCCCAGGAACGTAAATGGAAGAAGGCAGCGGCTAAGAAATGCGCGAGAATGGTGCAAAAGTATTTTCAAGAAAAGGCAATTCAAGCGCAGAAAGCTGAGAAATCGCAAGAGCTTCGGCTGAAGAAGATCGCCAGCTTGGTTGCTAAGGAAATCAAGACTTTTTGGGCAAATGTTGAGAAA TTGGTGGAGTATAAGCAACACACGAGGCTAGAAGAAAAGCGAAAAAAAGCATTGGatcaacatttaaattttattgtgggGCAAACGGAAAAATACTCCACGTGGCTAACGGAAGGTCTTAACAAGACCGATGGTCCGCAGAGTATTCCAGCTTCCATAAATAGTTCACGTATCTCTTCGCCAGTTCCACTGGGAAAATGCCATTCCGATG AGGAATTCCAGCCAAATCAGAGTTCAGATGATGATGAGGAGACTATAGCTAAGGCCGAAGAGGAAATGAAAGCGACTAATCATAAAGAGGAAGTAGAGTTGTTAAAAAGAGAATCGGAAATACCCTTAGAAGATCTCCTAAAGGATTTGCCGCCAGATTATTTGGAAAATCGCAATAGAAGTCTGTCGCCGCAAACTGCAACGAATGAAGAAcat GAAAATGAGGAAGCAGTTGATGCAGATACAGACTTCATTGCGGCGTCTGGCGAATCTTCAGATGAAGAAGATACTATTATGGAAGAAGAAAGACTCGAGGGAGAAATCGATCACAAACGGGAGCTTGATGAACTTAAG GCTGATAATGAAATGTCTATCGATGAACTTGCTGCcaaatatgcaaatatgtCGGACATGTTGATGAACGTAGAGGAAACTGAAG GTACAGATAAGGAAAGCAGCGACAAAGAAGCGGTGGCGGAGATCGAAGATCAGATAACTAGCAGCGAGAGTGAAAGCGAAGAGAGTGATCATGATAGTGATGAGGAAGAGACTCGAACTCAAAGTGATACCGAAACAGATGTGGGACTTCAATCTCTTCTCGAAGATCCCTCCGCAGAAAAACAATCGGACAATAGA GTCGCAGAAGATGATCATTCGGACGCTCATAATGAAATGGATAATGTTGCTGCATTGGCTGAGAGCATCCAGCCTAAGGGAAATACATTACTCACCACTAGT GTTGTCACTAAAATACCTTTTCTTTTGAAACACTCTCTTCGAGAGTATCAACACATAGGATTGGACTGGCTTGTTACAATGtatgatagaaaattaaatggcATTCTGGCCGACGAGATGGGTCTAGGCAAAACTATACAAACCATCGCGCTATTGGCGCATCTGGCCTGCGAAAAGGGAAATTGGGGGCCACATCTTATAATTGTGCCGACTTCTGTGATGCTTAATTGGGAAATGGAATGCAAAAAATGGTGTCCcggatttaaaatattaacatactACGGCACACAAAAAGAGAGGAAACAAAAGAGAACAG gGTGGACGAAACCAAATGCTTTCCATATATGCATTACGTcttataaattagtaatacaAGATCACCAAAGTTTTAGacgaaaaaaatggaaatatcttattttggATGAGGCACAGAATATCAAGAATTTTAAGTCACAGAGATGGCAGTTGCTTTTAAATTTCCAAACTCAGcg GAGATTACTTCTTACCGGCACACCCCttcaaaacaatttaatgGAATTGTGGTCGCTTATGCACTTTCTTATGCCTAACGTTTTTCAGTCTCATCGCGAATTTAAAGAGTGGTTTAGCAATCCTGTCACAGGCATGATCGAAGGAAACAGCGAATACAACGAGAATATAATCCGTCGTCTGCATAAG GTGTTGCGGCCATTTCTTTTAAGACGATTGAAAACTGAAGTGGAAAAGCAATTACCGAAGAAATATGAGCATGTGGTCATGTGCCGTTTATCAAAGCGTCAAAGATTTTTGTATGATGATTTTATGTCGAGAGCCaa aACGAAGGAAACGCTCGCCAGCGGGAATCTGTTAAGTGTAATTAACGTATTAATGCAATTACGGAAGGTGTGTAATCATCCAAACTTGTTCGAAGTGCGACCGACCGTTTCGCCATTTCAAATGGAAGCAATCGAATTCGTGACCGCTTCGTTAGTCTGGAACGCGCTCGATTACGATCCTTTTAAG CACATCCAACTGTCTAGCTTGAACCTTTTGCTGTTAGATCTAGAGGTGACACTCACTGCTTTCGTTGCGCATAGAATAAATCGTCTGCGGACGCCCAGAAAACttatagaagaaatagataGTCAACCGGAACCAGCGCCGAGATGTCCATCTGGTCGTATTAAGATTAACGTTAGATTATCGAATCAAGCGAAGCCacaacagcaacaacaacaacaagcGCAGACCAGGATAAAACATCTGGCTGGCGTATTACCCACGCCAAGAGTGG TCTCAGGGGTTACATTGAGAGTCGCGAGTGGTCAACAACTGCAAGGTTATTCTCTGCAACTAGTGCCGCATCAAGGTAGTGTAAAAG cTATTCCTGTGGCAACATTGGGACACAATCCGCAAAGTACCACCGTAACATCAACCACGGCGTCGACGAACGCGCAAAGAATTACAGTGGGAAATGCTAACATCAGAGATGGCATTCAACGACTGGCAACGCAAACCGTCACGGTCAAACAAGGCGATTCCGTCCAAAGAATAGCAGTGCCTGGTTTTGCGCAACTGGTTCAAACTTCTACTGGTAGACACTTCATTTTGACGCCGAGTCAACAGAACACTAATACAG TTTCTTTTCCAGTCATGACATCAAGCACACCACGTTTTACGGTGTTATCTAAATCACTGATGGGTCTGTCCACATCGGGTGCCACAACGGTGAACAAGGTCGTTAGTGGAGTAGTGACAACGCCAAGCGGTCGACCCGTCATGAGAGTACCTCCTTTGAATGTAACTGCCTCGCAATCACCAAGCGGAAACAATGGCCAACAGATAGTCAGTCAGCAACAACCGCAATCGATACGTAGTATAGTTACCAGACAGGCTCAAAAGGAAGTCGCGAAAGCACAGAACAAAGAGGAACCCAAATCCGAATTTTATTTG CCGCAATTAGAAGAAGAAAGGAGACAGAGGAGACAAACTAAATTGCATCTTTTAGCAAATGTCAACGAACGAAGATGTGCGGCGTGCCCGCTTTACGGTGAAGATCTTTTTATGGCTTTGAGAATTGGCAAGCCTACGACAGCCTGTCGTTGGCACAATGGTTGGGTACATTGTACGACATCTAAGGAGAATATTCACACTCGGAAAGAGTTTTTTTCACGCACAGAAGCGTTGGCAGAAGCTATCAAGAGCACGGAACAGATTGTTGAAGAATTTAAAGAGGTTTTCGAAAG ATTTGTAATCTACGTGCCAGCTGTCCGGGCACCAGTGCCTCGGTTTCACGTATCTCATCCGTCGCCGCATAAACTATGGAATGCGCGTCGTCTATGGACTGATTTACAGCAGCAACTGTCGCCGAAATTGTCCTTGTTCCATCCAATTTCAAGCCTCATGCTTACACAGTTTCCCGATCCCAGACTGATTCAATACGACTGCGGCAAGTTGCAGTCGCTGGATCATCTATTGAGAAAACTGAAATCCGAAAATCACCGGGTTCTTATATTCACGCAAATGACCAGAATGCTGGACGTATTAGAAGCCTTTTTGAATTTTCACGGGCATATTTATCTGCGACTGGATGGCACTACCAGAGTGGATCAACGTCAG GTTTTAATGGAGAGGTTCAATGGAGACAAgcgaatattttgttttatcctATCGACAAGATCTGGTGGTGTTGGCGTGAATCTGACAGGCGCGGACACTGTAATATTCTATGATAGCGATTGGAATCCTACGATGGATGCTCAGGCACAAGACAGATGTCACAGAATAGGACAAACGCGGGACGTACATATCTATAG atTAGTTAGTGAAAAGACTGTTGAAGAGAATATTCTAAAGAAAGCGAACCAGAAACGATTGCTAGGAGATCTTGCTATTGAAGGCGGCAATTTTACTACGGCGTACTTCAAAAGC TCTACTATTCAAGATCTATTTAACATTGATCAAACGGAAAACGATGCGTCAACGCGAATGGCTGAAGTGCTCGAGCAAAATCGGGATCGAGAGAAAGCCTGGAATAAGGATGTGACAGCAGGAACATTTCAAGGTGTTCTTTCTGGACAGCATACGGAAGAGAAAACAGCAATGGGCGCTCTTGAAAGCGCTCTCGCAGCTGTTGAAGAAGATCTTGATGTTCAGGCTGCGAAGACAGCAAAAGCGGAAGCTGTTGCCGATCTTGCCGAGTTCGATGAGAACATTCCCCTGGAGGAAGCTGACAAAGACGACACGCAGGTCAGCAAGGCAGAACAGGATGTTCAAAATCTGATTTCTCAG ctgACTCCAATTGAGCGATACGCGATGAAATTTGTTGAGGAGTCCGAAGGTGCGTTCTCCGCAGCACAATTGGCCGCAGCCGAACGGGAGCTCGAAGAACAGAAAAAGGAGTGGGAGCTGGATCGGTTGCGGGCGCTACGCGAGGAGGAGGAACGACGCATGCGGCTTGCTGACGACGACGAGAAGCCGCTGACGTTTGGCCGCGAGGATGCGCAGAATCAGGTTAATAGCACTACCGCCAAAGGCGGTTCCAGGCGATTAGTTAGTAAGAGATTAATAGTACCGAGTAGAAGAAGTTTGCGTAGACGTGGCGGTAGTAGAAAGAGACGCGTGCGTGAGTTTTCGTCGGAGAGCGAAAACGAGACTACTAGCACGGAATCAGAATCAGATTCAGAATCGCAGGAGGATGTGGTTGAGGATAGTCTTGATGAAGAATCGAGTCATACGGAAAGTCAAAGTCAAGGGGATGAGGGCGAAGAGGAGGAAGGAGAAGATGACGAAGGGGAAAgtggagaaaaagaagagagcgaTGAAGAGGAGGCTGGTGAAGGAAACGAGGATGGGAGAGCGAATAATCGTGACAATTCCGAGCGAGGAGGAGGTTTCTCAAGACGAAAGGGTCGCCTAGCGGGTTCTGGGTCCTGCACACGGAATCATTTTGATTTGAACAGTCCACGTACCAGATCTCGTGGAAATGTTCAAATCAATCTTTGGACCCTAGACGTGAGCCCGATCTTACCTGGTGTAAAGCCAAATTTTCGCCGGCAGCGTAAGAAATTTCATCGCGCGAAGTCCGAGGAAACCTCTTCGCCGTCATCAGTTGACACTTGTCGTAAAAAAACCATTCGAATCAATACGAACACCAAGGTTTCCAATTCTGATCAGAATTTAAAGACTGAGATTATTGAGACGGAAGTTGATCGAGGTTTATCGAAGAACAAACGAGATCCGAATCTCGCGTCGTCCTTGATCAATTCGAATAGTGTGAAGCGATATATTGCCGATTCTAATGCGGAGCGATCAATCGACGATTATGTAGATTCTTCGACATCAGTTGTCAAAGCGCAGTCGAACCAAACGAAAACGTCGGAATTGATCTCTAGTGACGCAATGGATGGACAaagtgttaaaaaagaaaaagaaaagaatgacGAGAAACTGACAAACGGTACTAATTTAGTCTGTTCCGTTCAGGTGATGCGGTGTTCGCATAAAGTATTGTCCACGACCTACAAGAAGCTCGAACCCGAGATAAATCGTAACGAGGATGCAGAGAATCTCGATGTAAATGTCAGTGCGAAGGATTCTCGATCTTCTTCGGGCACAGTACAGCCAGATGCGTCCTTGAAGCGCTCGAAAGAGACTACGATAGCCAAGCCCAAATCGGAATTCAGCACATCGGTCAATTCTTTGTGTAACAATGTGCGAGGGAAATTGGTTGCGCCGAAAGAGTCAGATAAAAGCGTTGAGTCACCTTCGAATCGTTCTTCAGTTCCTCTTTTACGATCGAAAACATTGCGAAACGGAAGTCCTGACGCGGCTGACACAATCTCTAAACCAGTCCCGATATCCCGTGTTTCCACTGTACCGAAAAATTCCAAGACTAATATAAGTACTGACGAACCTTATGATAACGCGATCGaggataaagataaagataattgCGATGAAGCTAATGATGACGTCGAGTCGGCAATATCCGCGACGCAAAAGTCTGGTCAGAGATTTAATTCGAAAAGCGAAAATTTAGATACACAAATatcggaaaaagaaataagcgATATGGTGTCAAACGCGACCGACTTTTTAATGCCTATGGTAAAAagcgaatttaatttaaacgaaCCCAAATCGAAAATACGAAAAGTGGACAGCATGGTTCAACGAAGCGTAACAACTCGTAGCTCAAAAATTCCCTCAACTATTAATCATATAGAGGAAAATAACATGCAACTGATGAACGACAAGATCGATTCGATATCGGAGAATAAAAATGGTTCGCAAATGAAAATAACGGGCCAAGTAACGCGAAAAACAGACAATTCTCAGCATTTAGTTGCGGAACAGAGTAGAATCACACGTTCGACAAGTCACTCGTGGACGCCTCCGCTTCCACCTTCAGTTAGCAATGATGAGACGACACAAAATTTACCGAAACTGACACCGAGACGAAGACCAGACACTCCTCTTCCGCGACCAATCACGAGATCTACAACTGTGAATTTTCCCGCGAGAATCGATGCAATATTGCCCAGTCGAGTCGAAAAATACACGACTCGGAATTCGAAGCAGTGCCAGGATAATGGCCTGTTCAGCTCTCCAATGCCGTTTAGACATAATAAATCGCTACCGCCTATAAAATCAGATTCAAAAGAGATTCCAATGACGATTACGGTGGTCTCAGCGAAACGGCGGCCAGACACACCCCGACCCAATATACCGCTTAGTCATAACAACGAACAAGTATCTAGAGTGACGCGCTCAGGATTGCTCTTGAGTTCCGCTCTCTCGGCAAAGTCACTATCATCGCCATTGTcatcttcctcttcctccgcACTTAGGACGACCGCCAAACAGATACGAACCCCGTCAACGAGCAGTGAGAGCGAAAACATCGCAAACTCGTCGGCTTATGAGAAGCCTCAAAGAACGGCCAAGGTCGTGGCCCTTCTCACTATAGACACAAGAAATAATAGTAGCAAGATCTCATCAGGTCAATCTAAACCCAACGTCAATTACGAGATGAAGGTCCAAGACAAGGAACTTTCCATGTCTCGAGTATCAGACTCACTGAAAGAACAGCAGGAAGTCGATCATGAGAGCTGTGACTCGTCTGACGTAAAATCCAAGAAACTGCGTAGGGAAACGAAACGTTGTAAAACTGTATCAAGCTCGTTGGAAGACGAAAACGGCTCTAACGACGTTAGCGACGAAGATCCATCGCAGAGGAGATCTCGCTCTTCGCAGATTTCTCCCTCGCCCTCCTCCTCTGTTACAACAACGCGATCCGAAAAACTAAAAGGTACCACAGTATCTTGA